In Candidatus Nezhaarchaeota archaeon, the following are encoded in one genomic region:
- a CDS encoding caspase family protein — translation MKKAFSLGAVLMLLLLTTIYLAPLAYAASSQAADVEIAPKISTKGPKAQGKPLKQAATGVLGAPLGEGAQKWAVVVGISDYAGTENDIKYAHNDALDMLNALIDTYQFPRGNVRLLISDYSVNNATRADIINAIEWLKGCASEGDEVVFFYSGHGARGKANDGDKELVDEAIVPYECSATSLIWDGELARMFSQIKASRMVFIFDSCYAGGMTDLKANNRVIVMACSENGLAYEYENLQNGQFTYYFVDQGIIMGRADVYDHVMGQSDVTVEEAFDYAKANCVYQTPVISDSFTNDLLL, via the coding sequence ATGAAGAAAGCGTTCTCTCTAGGAGCAGTACTGATGCTACTGTTATTGACTACTATCTACTTAGCTCCTCTAGCCTATGCTGCCTCGAGTCAAGCTGCGGATGTTGAAATAGCTCCGAAAATCAGCACTAAGGGGCCTAAGGCTCAAGGAAAGCCATTAAAGCAAGCCGCGACGGGGGTCCTAGGCGCCCCCTTAGGTGAGGGGGCTCAAAAGTGGGCCGTGGTGGTTGGAATTTCAGACTATGCTGGCACTGAGAACGACATAAAGTATGCGCATAACGACGCCCTGGACATGCTTAACGCTCTAATTGACACATACCAGTTCCCGCGCGGAAACGTTCGCCTGCTCATATCTGACTACAGCGTGAACAATGCCACTCGGGCAGACATAATCAATGCAATCGAATGGCTGAAGGGCTGCGCGTCTGAGGGCGATGAGGTCGTCTTCTTCTATAGCGGCCATGGAGCGAGGGGTAAGGCTAATGACGGAGATAAGGAGCTAGTTGACGAAGCCATAGTCCCGTATGAGTGTAGCGCTACCTCGCTAATCTGGGATGGAGAGCTCGCACGGATGTTCTCGCAAATTAAGGCTTCAAGAATGGTGTTCATCTTTGACTCATGTTACGCTGGAGGAATGACAGATCTTAAGGCAAACAACAGGGTGATAGTGATGGCGTGCTCAGAGAATGGGCTGGCCTACGAATACGAGAATCTTCAGAACGGCCAGTTCACATACTACTTTGTAGATCAGGGAATAATAATGGGGAGGGCGGACGTATACGACCACGTCATGGGCCAATCCGATGTGACTGTTGAAGAGGCCTTCGACTACGCCAAGGCAAACTGCGTCTACCAAACCCCTGTGATAAGCGACTCGTTCACTAACGACTTACTACTTTAG
- a CDS encoding FprA family A-type flavoprotein, whose translation MTQLKAFKVVEGVYWVGARDVGRRLFDSLIPLPRGTSYNAYLVIGSREKALIDTVNPGFERDLISRVGYVADLAEVSYVIMNHAEPDHAGAIPTVLSLAPGAKLITTAIGARMAKMFYSVPDDRIQAVKDGSSIDLGGKTLRFIEAPMLHWPETMFTYLVEDKVLFPCDFFGAHLAQGVWDDEVEDILVHAQRYFGEIMMPFRSSALNALKKVADLDVKVVAPSHGPIYRSPRRIIDRYWTWARGETREKVLVAYVSAWRYTEKVAKAFTDELSSEGVEAAMHDLTVADLGDLAKDLVDSRAIAMATPTIVLNAHPLAVQAAYLAKLLRAPAKYAALITVYAWGSTADKQLAEMLKDAGMELVGTVKINVTPTEKDNEGLRTLARTLAKKLKGSGGG comes from the coding sequence ATGACTCAGCTTAAGGCCTTCAAGGTAGTTGAAGGAGTATACTGGGTTGGCGCCAGGGATGTGGGTAGGAGGCTGTTCGACTCCCTTATACCACTTCCGCGCGGCACTTCCTACAACGCGTACCTCGTTATCGGTAGTAGGGAGAAGGCTCTAATAGACACCGTCAACCCAGGCTTTGAGAGAGATTTAATTAGCAGGGTGGGCTACGTCGCGGACCTTGCTGAGGTAAGCTACGTCATTATGAACCACGCTGAGCCAGACCACGCCGGAGCCATACCCACGGTGCTGAGCCTCGCCCCCGGTGCTAAGCTCATCACAACCGCCATCGGGGCCAGGATGGCGAAGATGTTCTACAGCGTTCCTGATGATAGGATACAAGCCGTTAAGGATGGCAGCTCGATAGACCTTGGCGGGAAGACCTTGAGGTTCATAGAGGCCCCCATGCTACACTGGCCGGAGACCATGTTCACATACCTAGTAGAGGACAAAGTTTTGTTTCCTTGCGACTTCTTCGGCGCGCACTTGGCTCAGGGCGTGTGGGATGACGAGGTTGAAGACATACTAGTACACGCTCAGAGGTACTTCGGAGAGATCATGATGCCCTTTAGGAGCAGCGCTCTCAACGCCCTAAAGAAGGTAGCAGACCTAGACGTGAAGGTAGTAGCGCCCTCCCACGGGCCTATTTACAGAAGCCCGAGGAGGATAATAGACCGCTACTGGACATGGGCGCGCGGAGAGACTAGGGAGAAGGTCTTAGTAGCGTACGTATCCGCGTGGCGCTACACTGAGAAGGTAGCCAAGGCCTTCACCGACGAGCTGTCCTCGGAGGGCGTTGAGGCGGCCATGCACGATCTGACGGTGGCTGACCTAGGAGACCTAGCTAAGGATCTCGTGGACTCGCGCGCCATAGCGATGGCCACGCCGACAATCGTTCTAAACGCGCATCCACTAGCTGTGCAGGCCGCGTACCTAGCAAAGCTGCTGAGGGCGCCGGCAAAGTACGCTGCTCTCATCACTGTCTACGCGTGGGGGAGCACCGCTGACAAGCAGCTAGCCGAAATGCTTAAGGATGCAGGAATGGAGCTAGTGGGCACCGTGAAGATCAACGTCACCCCGACTGAAAAGGACAACGAGGGCCTAAGGACGCTCGCAAGGACGCTCGCCAAGAAGCTGAAGGGGAGTGGTGGAGGCTAG
- a CDS encoding redox-regulated ATPase YchF, with translation MVSIALVGKTNTGKTTFFNAATLLNAEIASYPFTTKAPERGIAYVTSQCVCVEFGVKDNPRNSACIDGWRFIPIELMDLPGLIKGAWTGRGLGNQFLQAAVMADALLHVVDASGSINEDGEIVKPGIGDPVRDVYDIEEEVVLWFAHVLNANRAKVSKLIASNKRVEDALYQVLSGLKVRPQDVARALKEAELEGVDFKGWGWDDIKRFSQCLRTVSKPTVIVANKMDLPYAEENYRRLVEEFRHTTVIPCSAEAELILRRAEQRGFIKYVPGGEMFKVVDESKLTDKQRWALEYVERRVINKYFRTGVQFALNFAVFKLLGMNVVYPVEDEGKLADSKGNVLPDALLLPPGSTATDLAREIHSELAKSMLYAIDVRTGLRVPKDYVVRDRDVIKVVTARRK, from the coding sequence ATGGTGTCAATAGCCCTCGTGGGGAAGACGAACACGGGGAAGACGACTTTCTTTAACGCAGCCACGCTGCTTAATGCTGAAATAGCCAGCTACCCCTTCACGACTAAGGCTCCTGAGCGCGGCATAGCCTACGTTACTTCTCAGTGCGTATGCGTAGAGTTCGGGGTCAAGGACAATCCTAGGAACTCGGCCTGTATTGACGGGTGGAGGTTTATACCCATAGAGCTAATGGACCTACCCGGCCTAATAAAAGGAGCTTGGACCGGGAGGGGGCTTGGAAATCAGTTTCTCCAAGCAGCTGTCATGGCGGACGCCCTCCTACACGTAGTCGATGCCTCGGGGAGCATTAATGAAGACGGGGAGATAGTAAAGCCTGGGATAGGAGACCCTGTGAGAGACGTCTACGACATAGAGGAGGAAGTGGTCCTATGGTTTGCTCACGTGCTCAACGCCAATAGGGCCAAGGTGTCTAAGCTCATAGCGTCTAACAAGAGGGTCGAGGATGCCCTATACCAGGTGTTGTCGGGGCTTAAGGTGAGGCCTCAGGACGTCGCGAGGGCTCTTAAGGAGGCTGAGCTAGAGGGCGTAGACTTTAAGGGCTGGGGGTGGGACGACATTAAGCGCTTCTCTCAATGCCTAAGGACGGTATCGAAGCCTACAGTGATCGTCGCCAACAAAATGGACCTCCCATACGCTGAAGAGAACTACAGGAGGCTCGTCGAGGAGTTCCGCCACACGACGGTAATACCATGCAGCGCTGAGGCCGAGCTAATCTTAAGGAGGGCTGAGCAGAGGGGCTTCATTAAGTACGTGCCAGGGGGGGAGATGTTTAAGGTAGTGGACGAGTCGAAGCTAACTGATAAGCAGCGCTGGGCGCTCGAGTACGTGGAGCGAAGGGTGATTAACAAGTACTTCCGAACCGGGGTCCAGTTCGCTCTAAACTTCGCAGTATTCAAGCTCTTGGGCATGAACGTAGTGTACCCAGTCGAGGACGAAGGGAAGCTAGCCGACTCGAAGGGCAACGTCCTCCCAGACGCGCTCCTCCTACCGCCCGGCTCCACGGCGACAGACTTAGCCCGCGAAATACATAGTGAGCTCGCTAAGAGCATGCTCTACGCGATTGACGTTAGGACCGGGCTGAGGGTGCCGAAGGACTACGTGGTGAGGGATAGAGACGTAATTAAGGTAGTGACAGCTAGGCGCAAATAG
- a CDS encoding Lrp/AsnC ligand binding domain-containing protein — translation MTLAFVLINSEAGAEEEILEKLTKIDGVKEAYSVYGVYDIVVKIEAPDMEKLKEIVHTKIRRIEKIRSTLTMIAFEERRKQ, via the coding sequence TTGACGCTGGCCTTTGTGCTAATAAATAGTGAGGCAGGGGCTGAGGAGGAGATCTTGGAGAAGTTGACTAAGATAGACGGAGTTAAGGAGGCCTACAGCGTCTACGGCGTCTACGACATAGTGGTGAAGATAGAGGCCCCCGACATGGAGAAGCTTAAGGAGATAGTTCATACTAAAATTAGGAGGATTGAGAAAATTAGGTCGACGCTAACGATGATAGCCTTCGAGGAGAGGCGTAAGCAGTAG
- a CDS encoding phenylalanine--tRNA ligase beta subunit-related protein gives MAASLGSLVKVERSVEEQFPGIKLFLRIIRGVSVKEFSEELEKLKEDVVREVRGRFSAEELKDQPVVKAYRSFFWKIGVDPTKVRPAGEALIRRTLVGKPAPRVNTLVDAYNLASMKTSVALAAFDLSKIKLPLTLRFSKPGEIFRGIGMDRARELRGGEVVVSDEEKLVAIYPYRDSDDTKVTMSTRDVALLTCGVPGLREAVLIEAEELAIRYITMFCGGSLSERWVAP, from the coding sequence ATGGCCGCTAGCCTAGGTAGCTTAGTTAAGGTAGAGAGGAGCGTAGAGGAGCAGTTCCCTGGGATAAAGTTGTTCCTAAGGATCATTAGGGGGGTGAGCGTGAAGGAGTTTAGCGAAGAGCTAGAGAAGCTTAAGGAAGACGTAGTTAGAGAGGTCAGGGGTAGGTTTAGTGCTGAAGAGCTAAAGGATCAGCCAGTGGTTAAGGCGTACAGGAGCTTCTTTTGGAAGATAGGGGTAGACCCGACTAAGGTAAGGCCGGCGGGGGAGGCGTTAATTAGGAGGACGTTAGTTGGGAAGCCGGCGCCGAGGGTAAATACGCTAGTCGATGCTTACAACCTAGCCTCTATGAAGACCTCCGTGGCCCTAGCTGCCTTCGACCTCTCTAAAATCAAGCTTCCACTAACCCTACGCTTCTCTAAGCCAGGGGAAATCTTTAGGGGGATAGGCATGGATAGGGCCAGGGAGCTTAGAGGAGGGGAGGTTGTCGTGAGCGACGAGGAGAAGCTGGTCGCCATCTACCCATACAGGGACTCGGACGACACGAAGGTGACGATGAGCACAAGGGACGTGGCCTTACTTACATGCGGCGTGCCAGGTCTAAGAGAAGCTGTTTTAATCGAGGCCGAGGAGCTAGCTATACGCTACATCACCATGTTCTGCGGGGGCTCCTTAAGCGAGCGCTGGGTAGCCCCGTAG
- a CDS encoding pyridoxal phosphate-dependent aminotransferase, which produces MKLSPLSSAIPPSETLAVLETVKKLVSRGVDVVRFDVGEPDFDTPSFIKEAAKKAMDEGYTHYVQSRGIPELRIAIAEHVESELGLSVDPEREVIVTPGAKFSLLAASMALAGPGDEVIILTPEWPTFKACVLMAGAKPVEVPVSLPYRLREEALKEAITPRTRAIMINTPNNPTGGVMPLEDLKVVADLAVDHDLAVISDEIYKSLVYDGRRHVSIATLPGMRERTVIVDGFSKTYAMTGWRLGWAIGPREVIDAMVRIQQASTTHPTSFVQVAGIAALKGPRSFVEEMVKEYDRRRRAMVRALREIEGVECEEPEGAFFVFPDFSSLGLSSIELSQRLLTEAYVSSVPGEVFGRGGEGRLRLAYTVGVDRILEGVRRIKSFVERVKKS; this is translated from the coding sequence ATGAAGCTATCCCCCCTCTCCTCGGCGATCCCTCCCTCAGAGACCCTGGCTGTCCTAGAGACCGTTAAGAAGTTAGTATCTAGGGGCGTCGACGTCGTTAGGTTCGACGTAGGCGAGCCTGACTTCGACACCCCTAGCTTCATTAAGGAGGCTGCGAAGAAGGCCATGGATGAAGGGTACACTCACTACGTCCAGAGCCGCGGCATACCTGAGCTGAGGATCGCTATAGCTGAGCACGTAGAGTCTGAGCTAGGTCTCAGTGTCGATCCTGAGCGCGAGGTCATCGTGACCCCTGGCGCTAAGTTCTCTCTGCTAGCTGCTAGCATGGCCCTAGCGGGCCCTGGCGACGAAGTAATAATCCTCACGCCTGAGTGGCCTACTTTCAAAGCCTGCGTACTAATGGCTGGCGCTAAGCCCGTGGAGGTCCCGGTGAGCCTCCCCTATAGGTTAAGGGAGGAGGCCTTGAAGGAGGCAATAACCCCTAGGACTAGGGCAATAATGATCAACACCCCGAACAACCCCACCGGGGGGGTCATGCCCCTCGAGGACCTAAAGGTGGTAGCCGACCTCGCTGTAGACCACGACCTGGCCGTGATCTCTGACGAGATCTACAAGTCCCTAGTGTACGACGGTAGGAGGCATGTGAGCATAGCCACCCTGCCGGGGATGCGTGAGCGCACAGTTATAGTCGACGGGTTCTCTAAGACCTACGCCATGACCGGCTGGAGGCTAGGCTGGGCTATCGGGCCGCGGGAGGTCATTGACGCCATGGTCAGGATTCAGCAGGCATCGACCACCCATCCCACCTCCTTCGTCCAGGTCGCTGGCATAGCGGCGCTCAAGGGCCCTAGGAGCTTTGTGGAGGAGATGGTGAAGGAGTACGATAGGCGGAGGAGGGCGATGGTAAGGGCCTTGAGGGAGATTGAGGGAGTAGAGTGCGAGGAGCCTGAGGGGGCTTTCTTTGTCTTCCCTGACTTTTCAAGCCTAGGCTTAAGCTCAATCGAGCTTTCCCAGAGGCTTTTGACGGAGGCCTACGTCTCCTCTGTGCCTGGGGAGGTCTTCGGCCGAGGGGGGGAGGGGAGGCTGAGGCTGGCCTATACCGTCGGCGTGGATCGTATATTGGAGGGCGTTAGGAGGATCAAGAGCTTCGTGGAGAGGGTTAAGAAGAGCTGA
- the mvk gene encoding mevalonate kinase, with product MAKRVVASAPGKVILTGEHFVVHGEPCLAMAIDLRAFVEARLIEEGGCIIEAPDLGIYWREGGPLPKPLAPVKLILDKFRRSSAPPEQGVQVRIYSNLPASAGLGSSAAVAAAAAKSIGMALGEELSDEEVFQLALEAEKLVHVNPSGVDPLVSTVGGVIAYRRGEGYVDIDPPVRPTIVIGLTKPRGTTGAMVRKVERLRRGFPEVLAPLFHAGGHLTIEAANALKLGDLERLGRLLDINHGLLCAIGVSTRKIDKLVYLARRAGALGAKLTGAGGGGCMIALCYDDVASKVAWAIERGGGVAMKVRMESEGVRVEEIGS from the coding sequence TTGGCCAAGAGGGTCGTCGCCTCTGCGCCAGGAAAAGTAATACTGACCGGCGAGCACTTCGTGGTTCACGGAGAGCCTTGCTTAGCGATGGCCATAGACCTAAGGGCCTTCGTAGAGGCTAGGCTTATCGAGGAGGGGGGCTGTATTATAGAGGCCCCGGACCTAGGGATCTACTGGAGGGAGGGGGGCCCTCTCCCTAAGCCTCTAGCCCCGGTAAAGCTGATACTAGATAAGTTCCGGAGGAGCTCCGCCCCCCCTGAGCAAGGAGTGCAGGTTAGGATCTACTCTAACCTCCCCGCATCGGCTGGGCTAGGGTCCTCGGCGGCCGTGGCCGCTGCCGCCGCCAAGTCCATCGGGATGGCGCTAGGGGAGGAGCTTAGCGACGAAGAAGTCTTTCAGCTAGCCCTAGAGGCTGAGAAGCTAGTTCACGTAAACCCTAGCGGCGTAGACCCCCTCGTCTCCACTGTAGGTGGGGTCATAGCTTACCGTAGGGGGGAGGGGTACGTGGACATAGACCCCCCAGTCAGGCCGACGATAGTGATAGGGCTTACAAAGCCTAGGGGGACGACGGGGGCGATGGTTAGGAAGGTGGAGAGGCTTCGGAGGGGTTTCCCTGAAGTGCTAGCTCCGCTATTTCACGCAGGGGGGCACTTAACTATAGAGGCTGCTAACGCTCTAAAGCTCGGAGACCTAGAGAGGCTGGGCAGGCTCCTAGACATAAACCACGGCCTCCTATGCGCCATAGGGGTCTCAACGAGGAAGATAGACAAGCTAGTGTACCTAGCTAGGAGGGCCGGCGCCCTAGGAGCTAAGCTAACAGGCGCGGGCGGAGGCGGGTGCATGATAGCACTGTGCTACGACGACGTAGCTAGTAAAGTAGCTTGGGCTATTGAGCGCGGCGGCGGAGTGGCGATGAAGGTGAGGATGGAGAGCGAAGGAGTAAGGGTAGAAGAAATAGGGAGCTAG
- a CDS encoding histone deacetylase yields MTTAIVYSPAYLEHRPRGYHPESPTRLEEILRALRGFGLINRGRCELVEPYSASLDDLYLVHSPTYVERVKRLVASGANYLDGDTYLSPSSFEVASLALAGALKACDLVLGGAYSNAYALVRPPGHHAGTYGRALTAPSQGFCIFNNVAAAAAHLLRRRGLRKVVIIDIDCHHGNGTQDIFYESSQVLYVSLHQDPRTIYPGTGFVDEVGVGEGYGFNVNLPMPPMSGDDVYLRVWDEVVEPIVSQFKPDFVLMSVGYDAHYDDPVTMMNLSSRGYAELFTRALGLASKHCAGRFVACLEGGYGPYLGESAAATIAAMAGSSIPLPPSLTSSSERVARGVEDVVARLKQLLRDRWRL; encoded by the coding sequence TTGACTACTGCCATCGTCTACAGCCCAGCCTACTTAGAGCATCGCCCTAGGGGCTATCATCCTGAGTCCCCTACTAGGCTCGAGGAGATACTGAGGGCTCTAAGAGGCTTCGGCCTAATAAATAGAGGGCGCTGTGAGCTCGTGGAGCCTTACTCAGCCTCCCTCGACGACCTATACCTCGTCCACTCCCCTACCTACGTGGAGAGAGTTAAGCGCCTCGTCGCCTCGGGCGCTAACTACCTTGATGGAGACACCTACCTATCTCCTAGTAGCTTTGAAGTAGCTTCGCTGGCGCTCGCTGGCGCTCTAAAGGCCTGCGACTTAGTCTTAGGAGGCGCTTATAGTAACGCCTACGCCCTCGTAAGGCCCCCTGGGCACCACGCAGGTACCTATGGGAGGGCGCTGACCGCTCCGTCTCAAGGCTTCTGCATCTTCAACAACGTCGCGGCGGCGGCGGCCCACCTCTTAAGGCGTAGGGGGCTTAGGAAGGTAGTTATAATCGACATAGACTGCCACCACGGCAATGGGACCCAGGATATTTTCTACGAGTCTAGCCAAGTGCTATACGTTAGCCTCCACCAGGATCCCCGCACAATATACCCTGGGACCGGGTTTGTAGACGAGGTGGGCGTTGGAGAGGGCTACGGCTTTAACGTCAACCTGCCGATGCCCCCCATGTCCGGGGACGACGTCTACTTAAGAGTGTGGGATGAGGTAGTAGAGCCGATAGTCTCTCAGTTTAAGCCCGACTTCGTGCTGATGTCCGTAGGCTACGACGCTCACTACGACGACCCAGTGACCATGATGAACCTATCTAGCCGAGGCTACGCTGAGCTCTTTACGAGAGCACTAGGCTTAGCCTCTAAGCATTGTGCTGGGCGCTTCGTAGCTTGCCTCGAGGGAGGCTACGGCCCATACTTAGGTGAGAGCGCAGCGGCTACCATAGCGGCTATGGCCGGCTCCTCTATACCTCTACCTCCCTCACTAACTTCGTCCAGCGAGAGGGTTGCGAGGGGCGTCGAGGACGTCGTCGCTAGGCTCAAGCAGCTGCTGAGGGATAGGTGGAGGCTTTAA
- a CDS encoding M42 family metallopeptidase, which yields MSIRNLLKRLSEAHGVSGFEDSVQEVIKRELEGCVDSLTSDSMGNLIAVKGEGERSLMVAAHMDELGLIVKHIDDKGFIRFAKLGGVPDHVLLGRRVQVLTQRGVVEGVVGCKAIHAMREEERKQLVTYDKMFIDVGARSLEEAKSMGIRVGDPVAVKVEMFEMAGGLVCGKSFDDRAGCAVLIELLKRVEKPLFKMYATFTVQEEVGLKGATVSAFSLNPTVGVAIDTTVAIDHPGAQEQEGPVKLGMGPVIVIADGRRDSLSGGLIANAKVRAWLQEAAEKAGVPYQLEVLEGGTTDATAIQLTQRGIPAGVVSIPSRYTHSFAEVISLSDLENCVRLLVKAVELGLPKV from the coding sequence ATGTCGATAAGGAACCTACTTAAGAGGCTCTCTGAGGCTCACGGCGTCTCAGGCTTTGAAGATAGCGTCCAGGAGGTCATTAAGCGAGAGCTAGAGGGGTGCGTAGACTCTCTAACCTCAGACTCCATGGGCAACTTGATAGCAGTGAAAGGAGAGGGGGAGAGGAGCTTAATGGTGGCCGCCCACATGGACGAGCTGGGCCTCATAGTTAAGCACATAGACGACAAGGGCTTCATAAGATTCGCTAAGCTAGGCGGAGTCCCTGACCACGTCCTGCTAGGCAGGCGGGTACAAGTGCTAACTCAGCGGGGGGTTGTTGAGGGGGTTGTGGGCTGTAAGGCCATTCACGCCATGAGGGAGGAGGAGCGTAAGCAGCTAGTTACTTACGATAAGATGTTCATAGACGTTGGTGCTAGGAGCTTAGAGGAGGCTAAGTCGATGGGGATTAGGGTAGGAGACCCTGTCGCCGTCAAGGTGGAGATGTTTGAGATGGCCGGAGGCTTAGTCTGCGGCAAGTCCTTTGACGATAGGGCTGGCTGCGCTGTACTAATCGAGCTGCTTAAGAGGGTGGAGAAGCCTCTCTTTAAGATGTACGCTACCTTCACGGTGCAGGAGGAGGTCGGGCTCAAAGGGGCTACCGTATCTGCTTTCTCCCTAAACCCAACGGTGGGAGTGGCTATTGACACCACCGTAGCCATCGACCACCCCGGGGCTCAAGAGCAAGAGGGCCCCGTGAAGCTAGGGATGGGACCCGTCATAGTGATAGCTGATGGTAGGCGGGACTCACTATCCGGCGGCCTCATAGCCAACGCTAAGGTTAGGGCGTGGCTTCAGGAAGCAGCTGAGAAGGCGGGGGTGCCGTATCAGCTAGAAGTATTAGAGGGAGGGACCACTGATGCCACGGCCATTCAATTAACCCAGCGGGGCATACCGGCCGGGGTGGTCTCTATCCCATCGAGGTACACTCATAGCTTCGCCGAGGTAATTAGCTTAAGCGACTTAGAGAACTGTGTAAGGCTCTTAGTCAAGGCCGTGGAGCTGGGGCTGCCGAAGGTGTAG
- the nikR gene encoding nickel-responsive transcriptional regulator NikR has translation MAPSGMEEGEKVVRASVSFPRGLLKEFDELAKKLGYRKRSQAICGAIRSFLVEHAWREAAGEVVGVISFVYEHDIGEVAEKLLNVEHFFNDVIVSTMHVHLDEENCLEVIVSRGRAEKIQELASKLNGLRGIKHLKLLTTALVK, from the coding sequence GTGGCACCCAGCGGGATGGAGGAAGGCGAGAAGGTAGTTAGGGCTAGCGTATCGTTCCCAAGGGGCTTGCTGAAGGAGTTCGATGAGCTAGCTAAGAAGCTAGGCTATCGTAAGCGCTCCCAAGCTATCTGCGGAGCTATCAGGAGCTTCTTAGTAGAGCATGCGTGGAGGGAGGCTGCTGGAGAAGTTGTCGGGGTGATATCGTTCGTCTACGAGCACGATATAGGGGAGGTCGCTGAGAAGCTGCTGAACGTAGAGCACTTCTTTAACGACGTGATAGTCTCAACGATGCACGTGCACTTAGACGAGGAAAACTGCCTAGAAGTTATAGTAAGCAGGGGGAGGGCTGAGAAGATTCAGGAGTTAGCGAGCAAGCTCAACGGCCTAAGGGGCATTAAGCACTTAAAGCTCCTAACTACCGCGCTCGTTAAATAA
- a CDS encoding enoyl-CoA hydratase/isomerase family protein — protein sequence MPPPYKFLNYEVKESVAWIVLNRPPLNIMNTEMIIELADALKTADSDPSVVVVVITGAGRAFSAGADIADHLPEKVEPFIKAFNQVFYTMWEMDKPIVAAVNGHALGGGCELVLACDMAIASADAQIGQPEIAVGVYPPVAIPIMPQLIGRMRAFELILTGERVSGEEASRIGLVNKAVPPEKLMDAVKDLVAKLRDKSPAVLRLTKKALRRATRLAGFKEAIEEVTRIYLDELMKTEDAVEGLKAFLEKRRPVWKGR from the coding sequence ATGCCCCCTCCGTACAAGTTCCTAAATTACGAGGTGAAGGAGTCAGTAGCTTGGATAGTTCTCAATAGGCCCCCCCTGAACATCATGAACACCGAGATGATCATAGAGCTGGCAGACGCCCTTAAGACCGCTGATTCAGACCCCTCAGTCGTAGTCGTAGTTATTACCGGAGCTGGGAGAGCTTTCTCGGCGGGCGCTGATATAGCGGACCACCTCCCTGAGAAGGTCGAGCCCTTCATTAAGGCCTTCAACCAGGTCTTCTACACGATGTGGGAGATGGACAAGCCCATCGTAGCCGCGGTCAATGGGCACGCGCTAGGAGGAGGCTGCGAGCTAGTCCTCGCCTGCGACATGGCCATAGCCTCGGCCGACGCCCAGATAGGCCAGCCGGAGATAGCCGTCGGCGTCTACCCCCCCGTCGCCATACCAATTATGCCTCAGCTAATCGGCAGGATGAGGGCCTTCGAGCTAATCCTAACGGGGGAGCGCGTAAGTGGTGAGGAAGCGTCTAGAATCGGCCTCGTTAATAAAGCAGTGCCGCCGGAAAAGCTAATGGACGCCGTCAAGGACCTAGTGGCTAAGCTTAGAGATAAGAGCCCAGCCGTCTTGAGGCTGACGAAGAAGGCGCTGAGGAGAGCGACCCGGCTAGCTGGCTTTAAGGAGGCGATTGAGGAGGTCACGAGGATCTACCTAGATGAGCTAATGAAGACGGAGGACGCGGTTGAAGGGCTGAAGGCCTTCCTAGAGAAGCGTAGGCCTGTCTGGAAGGGTAGGTAG